One Rhodanobacter soli DNA window includes the following coding sequences:
- a CDS encoding SirB2 family protein, which translates to MFEFYPQIKWVHIACVLASGTLFALRGLLVQAGHAGAAQWTPVRWLSYAIDTTLLTAALMLLSILPGALFANGWLTTKLVLLVVYVVLAMLALKRARTPRARLAFYVAALATYVYMLGVARMHHPLGWLHGWLA; encoded by the coding sequence GTGTTCGAGTTCTATCCACAGATCAAATGGGTGCACATCGCCTGCGTGCTGGCCAGCGGTACGCTGTTTGCGCTGCGCGGATTGCTGGTGCAGGCCGGCCACGCCGGTGCCGCGCAATGGACACCCGTGCGCTGGCTCAGCTACGCGATCGACACCACCCTGCTTACCGCCGCGCTGATGCTGCTGAGCATCCTGCCCGGCGCGCTGTTCGCCAACGGTTGGCTCACCACCAAGCTGGTGCTGCTGGTGGTCTACGTGGTGCTCGCCATGCTGGCGCTGAAACGGGCGCGCACGCCGCGCGCGCGACTGGCCTTCTATGTGGCTGCACTGGCCACCTACGTCTACATGCTCGGCGTCGCCCGCATGCATCACCCGCTGGGCTGGCTGCATGGATGGCTGGCATGA